The nucleotide window TAGCGGCCGAGGTCGATGTCGATGCTCGGCCCCAGGTAGGGGTTCGTCGCGGCGTTGTTGACGAGGATGTCGACGCCGCCGAACCGGTCGACGGTGGCCTGGACGCACGCCTCGGCCTGGTCCGGCTCGCCGGCGTTGGCGGGGAACGTGGCCACGCGGCCGGTCATCGTCGACGCCGCCTCCTCGAGGGCGTCGGACTTCCGGGACGAGATCATCACGCTCGCGCCCGCGGCCGCGAACTCGGCCGCGATGGCGCGGCCGATGCCGCGCGAGGCGCCCGTCACCAGCGCCGACCGACCGTCGAGTCGAAGTGCGGTCATGTCACGTGCTCCTCCGGGCCGGCGTCGCGCCCCCGGGCCGTCGGTGGCGGCGGCGATCGGGGCCGCGCAGCGCGGCGTCGACGATCTCGAGCGGGTGGCGGGTGTCGACGCCGGCCGCGGCCAGGTGCAGCGTGCAACCGGGGTTGGCGCTCGCCACGACCGTGGCGTCGGTGCGGGCGATGGCGTCGAGCTTGCGGGCTCGGATCTCGGACGCGAGCTCGGGGTGCAGGGCGGCGTACGCGCCCCCGGCGCCGCAGCACAGCCCGTCGTCGTCGAGCTCGCGCAGGTCCGCGTAGGGCGCGAGCACGGTCCGCACCGCGCCCGCGACGCGCTGCACGTGGCGGAGGTGACACGGGTCGTGCACGGCGACCACCGCACCGAACGCGCGTGGTCGCGGTGGGGCTGGGAGCCGCTCCGGGCGCGCCGCCAGCCACTCGTGTACGTCGTGGACGCGGGCGACGAAGCGCCGCGCCTCGTCGGTCCCGAGGAGGTGCGCGTAGCCCTTCAGCGCCGCGCCGCACCCGGCCGAGTCGACGAGGATCGGCGCCTCGCCGGGGAACCCTTCGATCACGCGGCGGGCCAGCGCGCGCGCCTGGTCGATGAGCCCGGCGTGGGTGTGGAGCGCGCCGCAGCAGCCGGCGAGACGGGCGTCGGGCAGGGCCACGCCGACCCCGGCCGCGCCGAGCACGCGCAGGACCGCGGCGTGCGTCGGGCGCTGCCAGGCGTCCATGACGCAGCCCGTGAACAGCCACACGTCGTCGCCGGTCGGCCGCAGCGGCGCCGCGCGCAGCGGCAGCGGTGGCAGCGAGAGCCGCGACGGGACCAGGCGCAGGCGCTGCGCCAACGCCAGCGCCCGGGAGCCCGCGACGAGGAGGCGGTGGTGCGTGAGGACGCCGTAGCCGAGCCGCTGCCACCGCGGCACGTACGCGGTCTCGGCCGCGAGGGTCTCGCGTGCGCCCTCCATCAGGTGCCCGAAGGCGACCGCCGACGGGCACACGGCCTCGCAGGCCCGGCACTGGACGCACTCGTCCATGTAGCGGGTGAACTCCCCGTCCAGGTCGGCGACGCCGGCCTGCACCGCCCGCATGGCGGCGATGCGCCCCCGAGGCGACGCGCTCTCGTCCCCGGTGACCCGGTACGTCGGGCAGTGCGGCAGGCACAGGCCGCAGGACACGCAGGTCACGAGCTCCTCGGGGTCGACCCGCAGGGTCGTCATCGTCGGCCCGTCCCCGCGCCCGCTGACGCGGCGCCCCGCGGCGGTCGGACCGGTGCTCGCACGCCCCCAGTTGTACGCGACGGGCGAGCGGCGGCGCGGACCCGGGCGCGGGCCGGGCCGGCGCGAGGATGGCCGCCCATGAGCGGACCCCGGGTCGAGGCTGGCTGAGCCGTGCCCCCAAAACACCGACAGGTGGCGCTCCTCATCGCCCGCGCCCGGGTCGGGCTCGGCGCGGCCCAGCTCGTGGCCGCGGGACCGCTGGCCGCCCTCGCGGTCGGCAGCCGCGACCGGGGTGGGCGGGCCGCGCTGCGGCTGGCGGGCGGACGCGACCTGGCGCTCGGCCTCGGCGCGCTCACGTGCATCCACGAGCGCACCCAGGACGCCGAGTGGGTGAGCATGGGCGCCCTCGTCGACGGGATCGACGCGCTCGTGCTCCTCGTCACCCCTCGGCTCCCGAGGCGGGCCCGCCTGGCCGGGCTGTCGGCCGCGACGTGCGCCGTCGTCGGGCTGCTCGCGGCCCAGCGCCTGGCCGACGACCGCGAGCCCTCCGAGGCGTGAGCGCGGCGCCGACGACGCGCCGCCTGCGGTGAGCCTCGAGGTCGAGCGGCGCCGGCAGTGCGGCGGGCCTGGTCTTCGGGTGCTGGTTCGCGGCAGGGACCGGGGCTTGAATGGCGCCGAGCCGGGACGAGCCGGCGCGAGGTGGAGGGGCCCGATGGTCAGCGACGGCGTCTACGGCGACGACCCGACCGAGGCCGTGGAGTACCTGCGCGACAAGGTGTTGGGCAAGCGGCTGGGGAGCGCCTGGGTCGAGTTCCGGCCGACCGAGCTGGCCATGGGGCCGCAGTTCCTCGGGCTGGCGCGGATGAAGGCCGCCAACCGCATGGACCTCCCGGTGATCCCGAGGGTCGCGATCGGCTCGCCCCACCGCCAGACGATCCCCGTGGTGGTGATCCCCCGCCGGGGCGTGAGCCCCGCCGACGTCGAGCAGGCGCTGCGGGCGGCCGGGCTCGACACTCCCGGCGGGCGCGTCGGCGACGCCGGCTACCACGTCGGGTTCCCCGCGGCCACCTCGGCCGAGCAGCTCGTCGCGTTCGCCCAGCAGGCGATCCTGGCCCAAGGGGTGGCGCCCGGTCAGGGCTGGCAGTGGATCAAGCGCGGCAGCGATCAGATCCCGTCCTGAGCGGCGACGTCCCGCGTCGCGCTGTTGGACGTCGGCGAGCGGCGGCGCGTCAGCGGCCGTCGACGAAGAACCCGTCGCGCTCGAGCGCCCGTTCGGGATGTCGGCCGTCGACGTAGCCGACGAACGGCGGGTAGATGTCGTAGCCGAGGAGCTCGCGCAGCCGCTTCGGGAGGGTGCGCGCCAGGGCCGGGGAGACCGCGAGGAGGTGCGTCTCCTGGGCGCGCAGCCAGCTGGCGCAGTACTCGATGGCCACGCCGAGGCGGCTCCGGTCGCTGCGGTTGGCGCCGCCCCCGTGCCAGATCGACCCGACGTAGAGCATCACCGAGCCGGCGGGCATCACCGCGTGCACCACGGGCGCCGACGGCGGGGGCCGCTCGATGCTGCGGTGGCTCCCCGGGTACAGGCGGGTGGCGCCGTTCTCGACCGTGAAGTCGTCGAAGGCCCACATCACGTTCGTCACGAGCTGGGGATGCGGGCGCGCCACCGGGTAGATGTCGTCGTCGCGGTGCAGGAGCTGCTCCTCCTCGCCGGGCCCGATCTCGATCCCGGTCGGTCCGCTCAGCTGGTAGTGCGGGCCGAGCACGCGGTCGAGGGCGCCGAGCACGAGGGGGTGCAGGGTCAGCGCGTCGAG belongs to Acidimicrobiia bacterium and includes:
- a CDS encoding heterodisulfide reductase-related iron-sulfur binding cluster; this translates as MTTLRVDPEELVTCVSCGLCLPHCPTYRVTGDESASPRGRIAAMRAVQAGVADLDGEFTRYMDECVQCRACEAVCPSAVAFGHLMEGARETLAAETAYVPRWQRLGYGVLTHHRLLVAGSRALALAQRLRLVPSRLSLPPLPLRAAPLRPTGDDVWLFTGCVMDAWQRPTHAAVLRVLGAAGVGVALPDARLAGCCGALHTHAGLIDQARALARRVIEGFPGEAPILVDSAGCGAALKGYAHLLGTDEARRFVARVHDVHEWLAARPERLPAPPRPRAFGAVVAVHDPCHLRHVQRVAGAVRTVLAPYADLRELDDDGLCCGAGGAYAALHPELASEIRARKLDAIARTDATVVASANPGCTLHLAAAGVDTRHPLEIVDAALRGPDRRRHRRPGGATPARRST
- a CDS encoding phytanoyl-CoA dioxygenase family protein gives rise to the protein MQTVAPDREGAVDDVVRRLDDDGYAIVEGVLGRDEAAATGAELRRLLDGVPSGRNPFEGFHTRRLYAIYAKTRVLDALTLHPLVLGALDRVLGPHYQLSGPTGIEIGPGEEEQLLHRDDDIYPVARPHPQLVTNVMWAFDDFTVENGATRLYPGSHRSIERPPPSAPVVHAVMPAGSVMLYVGSIWHGGGANRSDRSRLGVAIEYCASWLRAQETHLLAVSPALARTLPKRLRELLGYDIYPPFVGYVDGRHPERALERDGFFVDGR